The Desulfovibrio fairfieldensis sequence CAGGCATTGACGCGGCTGCGTATCCGCCGGGCAATGGCGGCATATCGGTCGGCAAAGAAACGTGCGCGGGAGCATTCGCGCGCCGTATCCTCCGCCGAGGCAAGGGGCACGGTCGCAGGGTCTGTTTTCCGGGCCAGCACCAGAAGAAGTTCCTCCTGACCTGTACGGGTTCTTTGCGTCCATACCGGTGAAAAACCGCCCATCATCAAGGTATTGCTCAAGCTCACGTCCGTAAAGTACTGCGTGTGTTCTTCCCAGAGCCGCGCATAGTCGCAGCTTTGCAGTTCCGCTTCACATGCGGGCACTTCCACAAAAAGCCAGCCGTCTTCCCTGATCAGTTTTCGCGCTGTATACAGAAAACGAGGCAGATTGTGTACATGCTCCAGGATATGGCGCGCCACAAGCAGACGCACGGGGGGGAGGCTTTGGCGGGGGGGGGCGCTCAGACTTTCCTGAACGAGCGCGATATGCATCGGTCGGGCGCCGTCAAGACCCAGTATGTCCGGGGTGAGACGCCAGCTTTCCCGGCCGCCGAGGCTCGTCAGGCGCTCCAGCAGGCCGGCGTCTTTGAGGCTGAGCCCGGCCATGGCACAACCGCGCCCGGTAAGCTGCGTCAACTGTGCTGCCAAGGCATCCAGATGGCTCTCCGGCTCGTTGAAGGCCAGCCAATCCACGCAAGGAGCCAGCCACGCCGCTGGCGGCGGGCACAGCAGTTGGGCCAATCCACAACGCGGACAGCAGCCGAATCTCTTGGGCCACGTCTCTGCCCGACTTTGCGGCATAAGGGCATAGTCGGTGGCTCGCGGCTGGCCCCCGGCATCAAGCAGCGTCGGCAACGGCGCGGCGCACAGGCGGCAATTTTCTGTCCAGGCGTCGCCCATGCTCAACGTTCCATATGGAGGGCGGCGCGCACCGGTCCTTCCTGCATGGACAAGGTTATTCCACCGTCGACCAGCAGGTTCTGCCCCGTCACATAGGCAGCGCCGTCGGAGCACAGGAAATCCACTACCGAAGCTATCTCACGTGAAGTGCCCATGCGCCCTAACGGGATAATTTTTTTATACAAATCCATGAGCTTCGTATACCCGAGATAAAAATCCGCAGACTCTTCCTTGAGCACTGCATGCGGCGAAACCATGTTGACGCGGATGCCCAGCGGTCCCAATTGCACTGCCCAGAAACGCGCCATGTGCTCGAGAGCAGCCTTGACCGCATGGTACCCGATAGGCTGATCCGCGATGACAGCCTTGCCCGCCACAGATCCGATGAGGACAATCGCCCTGGGCCGGGGAGGAAGGGGGCGCACAGCGTCGACGCAGATATCCACAATACGTTTGGTGGCGTCCATGCTTACCTGCCATTCGCCTGTCCAGTTGTCGCCGTCAGCGCGGTATTTTTGAAAAAAGACCAATGAGGACCAGTCGTCACAGAGAGGGGGAATGCGTTCGAGAGTCTGTTTGACGTCCGTGATGTCCAACGGACATACGCGGATGCCGGGATGGCCGAGTTCCGCCCCATTTACGTTGCGCCGCCCGACAACGGAAACCGCTTCTCCTCGTTCCGCAAGCATGCGGGCCAGTTCTTTGCCGGAACCCCGCGTACCGCCGATGATGAGCGTGTGCTTTTTCATAGCCTTTCCCTCTGTCGCGCGGCATGGCGCAGGCCGTTCAGAAAGTTTTTTTGGTGTGTTTTCTGCTTGTCGTCGTTCGTATCCCATAGCGTTTTCGTGTCCTGCGGCA is a genomic window containing:
- a CDS encoding methyltransferase domain-containing protein — encoded protein: MGDAWTENCRLCAAPLPTLLDAGGQPRATDYALMPQSRAETWPKRFGCCPRCGLAQLLCPPPAAWLAPCVDWLAFNEPESHLDALAAQLTQLTGRGCAMAGLSLKDAGLLERLTSLGGRESWRLTPDILGLDGARPMHIALVQESLSAPPRQSLPPVRLLVARHILEHVHNLPRFLYTARKLIREDGWLFVEVPACEAELQSCDYARLWEEHTQYFTDVSLSNTLMMGGFSPVWTQRTRTGQEELLLVLARKTDPATVPLASAEDTARECSRARFFADRYAAIARRIRSRVNACKGSGSVALLGVGHLGVTFTHLMGLAGHIGKLWDDHPRKQGHYVAGLTPCIAPSAALDDSDTTLCLLAVPPEAEDRILQQHSAFIQRGGIFASVFPQSRLYIGHDAFIVHKAPLATSNR
- a CDS encoding SDR family NAD(P)-dependent oxidoreductase, which translates into the protein MKKHTLIIGGTRGSGKELARMLAERGEAVSVVGRRNVNGAELGHPGIRVCPLDITDVKQTLERIPPLCDDWSSLVFFQKYRADGDNWTGEWQVSMDATKRIVDICVDAVRPLPPRPRAIVLIGSVAGKAVIADQPIGYHAVKAALEHMARFWAVQLGPLGIRVNMVSPHAVLKEESADFYLGYTKLMDLYKKIIPLGRMGTSREIASVVDFLCSDGAAYVTGQNLLVDGGITLSMQEGPVRAALHMER